From Flavobacterium sp. 102, a single genomic window includes:
- a CDS encoding ABC transporter permease — protein sequence MMLVRYLSQIGKYFLMLKEVFNKPTKWSVMRTLIFKEIDDLIIDSLGIVCFISFFVGGVVAIQTALNLTNPLIPKYLIGFATRQSVILEFAPTFISIIMAGKMGSFITSSIGTMRVTEQIDALEVMGVNSLNYLVFPKIIALLLYPFVIGIAMFLGVFGGYIACVYGGFASSNEFVIGIQQEFIPFHIAYAFIKTFVFAMLLATIPSFHGYYMKGGALEVGKASTVSFVWTSVTIILTNYILTQLLLT from the coding sequence ATGATGCTCGTTCGCTATTTATCCCAAATAGGAAAATATTTCTTAATGTTGAAAGAAGTATTTAACAAACCCACGAAATGGTCGGTCATGAGAACCTTAATTTTCAAGGAGATTGATGATCTAATCATTGATTCACTTGGGATTGTTTGCTTTATTTCTTTTTTCGTTGGTGGTGTAGTTGCCATTCAAACGGCATTAAATTTGACCAATCCTTTGATTCCGAAATACCTCATCGGTTTTGCAACCAGACAATCAGTTATTTTAGAATTTGCCCCAACCTTTATCTCCATCATTATGGCGGGAAAAATGGGTTCATTTATTACTTCGAGTATAGGAACGATGCGTGTTACGGAGCAAATTGATGCTTTGGAAGTAATGGGCGTGAATTCTTTAAACTATTTGGTTTTTCCCAAAATTATCGCCCTTCTGCTCTATCCTTTTGTAATTGGAATCGCCATGTTTCTAGGTGTTTTTGGCGGTTATATTGCTTGTGTTTATGGCGGATTTGCTTCAAGCAACGAATTTGTTATTGGTATTCAACAAGAATTTATTCCCTTCCATATTGCATATGCCTTTATTAAAACTTTTGTTTTTGCCATGCTATTGGCCACCATTCCATCGTTTCATGGCTATTATATGAAAGGCGGCGCTTTAGAAGTTGGTAAAGCGAGTACGGTTTCGTTTGTTTGGACTTCGGTAACCATCATTTTGACAAATTATATATTAACGCAATTACTTTTGACCTAA
- a CDS encoding glycosyltransferase family 2 protein, whose amino-acid sequence MNYYIVIPSHNEEKFISLTLQSLVEQTILPAKAVIVNDNSTDKTAAIVLAFAQKHPWISLVNKTSDAIHLPGSKVIQAFQKGLETLDDHYDLIVKADADLIFPSNYFEIIIQHFQSDEKIGMVGGFAYIEKNGDWILENLTDKDHIRGAFKAYRKATFEQIGGLKPAMGWDTVDELLCKFYNWKVVTDETLKVKHLKPTGANYNKTARYKQGEAFYSLGYGFFITSIASLKLAMRKGKPLLFIDYIRGFWRAKSANKPLLVTKEQAQFIRNYRWKKMKKKLF is encoded by the coding sequence ATGAACTACTACATCGTCATTCCATCACACAACGAAGAAAAGTTTATATCACTAACCTTACAATCGTTAGTCGAGCAAACTATTTTGCCTGCCAAAGCCGTGATAGTAAATGACAATTCTACAGACAAAACTGCTGCAATTGTTTTGGCTTTCGCCCAAAAACACCCTTGGATTTCATTGGTTAACAAAACTTCCGATGCCATTCATTTGCCCGGAAGCAAAGTGATTCAGGCTTTTCAAAAAGGCCTGGAAACCTTGGACGACCATTATGATTTGATTGTAAAAGCCGATGCCGATTTGATTTTTCCTTCCAATTATTTCGAAATCATTATCCAACATTTTCAATCGGACGAGAAAATCGGAATGGTGGGCGGCTTTGCTTATATTGAAAAAAACGGCGACTGGATTCTGGAAAACCTAACCGATAAAGACCATATCCGTGGTGCTTTTAAGGCTTACCGAAAAGCCACTTTTGAACAAATTGGAGGATTAAAACCGGCTATGGGTTGGGACACGGTGGACGAACTGCTTTGCAAATTCTATAACTGGAAAGTCGTTACCGATGAAACTTTAAAAGTAAAACACCTCAAACCCACCGGAGCCAATTATAACAAAACCGCGCGTTACAAACAAGGCGAAGCGTTTTATTCTTTAGGCTATGGTTTTTTCATCACTTCTATTGCTTCTTTAAAATTGGCGATGCGAAAAGGAAAACCATTACTTTTTATCGACTATATCAGAGGATTTTGGAGAGCCAAATCGGCTAATAAACCGTTATTGGTAACCAAAGAACAAGCACAATTCATCAGAAACTACCGTTGGAAAAAGATGAAAAAGAAATTGTTTTAA
- a CDS encoding methyltransferase, which translates to MYEKTYPSKRFNITLQFLKKHIAASETILDLGVPNPFSKIMEENGYTVINTKGEDVDNDQRALQNESYQVFTAFEIFEHLLNPYTVLENVKADKILISIPLRLWFSPAYRSKTDMWDRHYHEFEDWQLDWLLEKTGWKIVDRVKFTHPVKKLGFRPLLRYFTPRYYLVYAEKIRS; encoded by the coding sequence ATGTACGAGAAGACCTATCCGAGTAAACGCTTTAACATTACCCTTCAGTTTTTAAAAAAACACATTGCCGCTTCTGAAACCATTTTAGATTTAGGCGTGCCGAATCCGTTTTCCAAAATCATGGAAGAAAATGGCTATACCGTTATCAATACTAAAGGCGAAGACGTTGACAATGACCAAAGGGCTTTGCAGAATGAAAGCTACCAAGTATTTACGGCGTTTGAAATTTTCGAACACTTACTCAATCCGTACACCGTTTTGGAAAATGTAAAAGCGGATAAAATATTAATCTCGATTCCGTTACGATTATGGTTTTCTCCGGCTTACCGCAGCAAAACCGATATGTGGGACAGACATTACCACGAATTTGAAGATTGGCAATTGGATTGGTTATTAGAAAAAACCGGTTGGAAAATTGTTGACCGCGTGAAATTTACACATCCGGTGAAAAAATTAGGTTTTAGACCATTGCTAAGATATTTCACTCCAAGATATTATTTAGTTTATGCCGAAAAAATCAGAAGCTAG